The genomic interval CCAAACCAAAGGCGGCGGCATTAATTCCAAATCCCCTTGCCCGGTTTTCTGAAGTGGTTGAATCGGAAATGACTGCCTGAGCAACCGAGGCATTTCCGCCCGTGATGCCATCTAGAAATCGAGCAAAAAAAAGAACCCCAGCAGTTGCTGCGGTTCCTGCCATCAAATTTGCGATGACGGTTCCCGTCAAGCTGATGATCAGCAATGGTTTGCGCCCAAACCGATCGGACAGTTTCCCAATCACGGGAGTCGCAAAAAATTGGGCGATCGAATAGGTTGAAAACAACAAACTGGTCTGGAAATCATTCAACCCAAACTGTCTGCCATAAAGATAGATAACCGGAATTAGAATCGTCAGACTCAGCGAATTGATCAGCGAAATGAGAGCGATAATCCAGAAGTTTCGTGTCATGCAATTGCCAATTCCGCGTGTTCAATCCGGGTGCCCAACACCTTCAGGAATTCCGCCAACCATTGGGGGTGGGCAGGCCATGCTGGAGCCGTTACCAGATTGCCATCCACAATGGCATCAGTTACTGAAATATCCGCATATTCCCCACCGGCAAGGGTGACCTCCGGCCCACAGGCAGGATATGAAGAGCAGCGCTTACCACTGATCACATCGGCGGCAGCCAGGAGTTGGGCACCATGACAGATAGCCGCGATCGGCTTGTTAGCATGGGCAAAATGTTTCACGATTTTGATCACTTCGGCATTTAAGCGCAGATACTCCGGTGCTCGACCACCAGGAATCACCAAGGCATCATAGTCTTCTGGCTTGATGGCATCAAAGGTGGCATTGACCGTAAAGTTATGACCGGGCTTTTCGGTGTAGGTTTGATCGCCCTCAAAATCATGGACCGCAGTCCGAACCGTTTCTCCTGCTTTTTTATGCGGACAAACCGCATGAACCGTATGCCCCACCATTTGAAGCGCTTGAAAGGGCACCATTACCTCATAATCTTCAACAAAGTCGCCCACCAGCATCAAGATGTTTTTTCCAGCCATGATAGAACTCCTGATCGTTAGTACGATTACAGCGATCCTAAAGCATTTGGGGCATAAAAAGGCAGAAGGTGACAGGTGGTAGGTGGCAGGTGTCAGGTGGCAGTCGCCAATAACCCATGACCAACGATCAACGACCAACGACCAATGACCAAACCGCAGCTTTCGTTTCTTAAACTGTAACAACTGGCAGTTTTTCATTTTGGTCGGGGCATAATAGCAGCCAACGATTCATCAGAAGGATGTCTCCATGCTGCCAACTGACGCCCGCCTCTATCAGATCCTTTTTCTCGCACTTTTCTTGGTAGTCGGAATTGGTACCCGCGATTGGACTTTGCATCCCGGCATGATTGGGATGGCGATCGCCACCTGTCTTTTGACGCAAATCGTCGCGCTGTGGGTAGTGGCAGGGATAGATAAGGCAGAGGGCAGAGGGCAGAGGACAGAAGGTGAGGGAGATGGGGAAGATGGAGGAGAAAACCCATTCCCCACTCCCTACTCCCCACTCCCTACTCCCCATTTCAAAACTCAAAACTTTTATCCTTTATCCTTTATCCTTCATCCTTCATCCTTCATCCCCCCCGTTTCATCTCTCCTCAGTCCCCTCATCACCTCCCTCGGACTCAGCCTCTTACTCAGGGCAGACCACTACAGCACCATTGCCCTGGCTTGCGCCTGTGCAATTTTGAGTAAGTTTCTGTTGCGGGTACGGGATAAGCACATTTTTAACCCTGGCAACTTTGGAATTATTGCAGCATTGCTCCTTACCCCTGATGCCTGGGTGTCACCCGGTCAGTGGGGTGAGGAGGGATGGTATGGGTTACTGTTTTTGGGAGCAGGAGGACTGGTGGTGCAGAAGGTGGGAAGGTGGGACACCACCCTTGCCTTCCTGGGAACCTATGCCGGACTGGAAGCGGTTCGTAATCTTTGGTTGGGCTGGACCTGGGATGTGTGGGCACATCGGTTGATGAGTGGTTCCCTATTACTATTCGCTTTTTTCATGATTACGGACCCGCGCACCATCCCCAATGCCCGCGTTGCCAGGGTGCTTTGGGCAGGCACGATCGCCCTCCTCACATTCATCCTCCGCAATGTCTACTTCATCCCCACCGCTGTCTTTTGGGCACTCTTTACCCTTGCCCCTCTCAGTATTCTGCTAGATCTTGTTTTTCCTGACTCACGGTTTAGTTGGATGGGAAGTCAGGAAGATGGGGGGAAGGCAGAGGGCAGAGGGCAGAGGGCAGAAGGGGAGCAGGTGTCAGGGGTCAGGTGTTAGGTGTCGGGTGCCAATTAAAAGTCCTGAACAGCCAGTGACCAATGACCAATGACCAATGACCAATGACAAGCAATAAATTCTCCAACTCAAAACTTAAAACTCAAAACTTAAAACTTAAAACTCCATATCCCCTTCCAAGGATCTCTCCATGAAACCTCTAAAACTCCTCCTCACCTGCCTCCTTACCTGTATCGCCTGCCTCATCATTGCGCCAAAAGCCTGGGCATTTTGTGGGTTTTACGTGGCGAAGGCGGATGCCAAGCTTTATAACCAGGCGTCTCAGGTGGCAATCGCTCGCAGTGACAACCGCACGGTGTTGACGATGGCAAATGATTACCAGGGAGAGGTGAAGGATTTTGCGATCGTCGTCCCGGTTCCAGTTGTGCTGCAAAAAGAGCAGGTAAAGGTTGCGGAACCCAAAATCAGTGGAACGCCTGGATGCCTTCAGCGCTCCTCGCCTGGTGGAATACTTTGATCCTGATCCCTGTACACCCCCCTATGCCTTGGAAGATCGGGCAATGCCCGCCGCGCCAGCAGCAGGGGCATCCCGCAATGAAGCCCAACGGCGCGATGGATCATTGGGGGTAACCGTCGAAGCCAGATATACGGTTGGCGAATATGACATTCTAATTTTGAGTGCGAAGGAATCCGGTGGGTTAGAAACCTGGCTGGTTCAGAATGGCTACAAAATTCCTAAAGGCACAAAAGATTTGCTCCGTCCCTACATTCGTCAAAAGCTGAAGTTCTTTGTTGCCAAGGTCAACCTGAAGGAGTTTGACAAAGCGGGATACCAGTCTTTGCGCCCGATTCAAATTAGCTACGAGTCGCCCCGGTTTATGCTACCGATTCGGTTGGGGATGGTAAATGCGAAAACGGCTCAAGATTTAATCGTGTACATCTTGTCCCCCAATGGGCAAACGGAAACGACCAACTACCGCACCGTTAAAGTGCCATCCGATGCAGAAATTCCGGTGTTCGTGAAAGATGAATTTAGTCATTTTTACAAATCCATGTTTCAAACCGCATACCTGCGAGAAGACCGCAAGGTGGCATTTATGGAATATGCCTGGGACATGGCAAGTTGCGATCCCTGCTCTGCTGAGCCGCTGAATCCAGAGGAATTGCAGCAGGCTGGTGTATTCTGGCTGGATTCTGAGGCAGCACCCAACCCCTCTTCCAATAATCGTCGGTTTATTCCCCGCCCTGCCCCTTATGGGGGGGTGTTCCTGACCCGGTTGCATGTCCGCTATACCCGCGATCGCTTCCCTGAGGATTTGATGTTCCAGGCAACCGGAAATCGGGAATTTTTCCAGGGACGCTACATCCTCCGCCATGCCTTTACAGGCAAGATGGATTGTCAGGCAGGACGGCAGTATGTGCGATCGCTCCCCCGCCGATTTGACCAGGAAGCGCAAACCCTGGCCCGGTTGACCGGCTGGAATATCGGTGACATCCGCAGGAAACTACCCCAAATCCAAAGTCAGCTATTTCCCTGGTGGCAGCAGCTTTGGCTATCTTTGACTGGGAAGTAGAAAGAGTGGGGAATGGGGTGTGGGGAAGAAGGGGAAGGAATGAGGGATGAGGGATGAAGGGAGTTTTGAGTTTTAAGGTCATTGGTCATTGGTCATTGGTCATTCCTCTCCTACTACCTGACACCTACCACCTACCACCTGGCACCTCCACCTGATATACGATACACAAGTGAGAATCGCTATTTTCCCTACTCCCCACTCCCCACTCCCCATCCCACCCCCTTTTTCCGTGAACATTGATACAACCCCCACTCGCATGCAGGCTGTTCAGTCGCCGATTATTCCTATCGTGGCTGAGCTGATTCGACAACATCCGGGAACCATTTCGCTGGGGCAGGAAGTGGTGTCCTATGGTCCACCACCAGAAGCGATCGCCCAAATCTCCCAATTTCTGAGCGATCCAGAGAATCACAAATACCGATCGGTCCAGGGCATGCCTCCTTTGCTGAAGCAGATTGAGACAAAGCTGAAACGAGAAAATCGGATCGAACTAGACAATCGCCGTCAGGTTGTTGTCACCGCAGGCAGCAACATGGGGTTTCTGAATGCGGTTCTGGCAATTACCAATCCGGGCGATGAGATCATTCTGCAAACGCCCTATTACTTCAACCACGAGATGGCAGTGACGATCGCTGGATGTCGCCTGGTACTGGTCGCCACGGATGACAACTACCAGCTTCGCCCTGAGGCAATTCAACAGGCAATCACTGAACGAACCCGGGCAGTCGTAACCATTTCGCCGAACAATCCAACAGGTGTGGTTTATCCAGAAGCAGATCTTCGGCAAGTCAATGAACTGTGCCGGACCCACGGGATTTATCACATCCATGATGAAGCCTACGAGTACTTCATTTATGGGGATGCTCACCATGTTTCAGCCGCAGCCTTGCCAGACAGTAGCAACCATACCATTTCGCTTTACTCGCTTTCCAAGGCTTATGGTTTTGCCAGTTGGCGCATCGGTTACATGGTGATTCCTGCCCACCTGCTGACCTCAGTCATGAAAATTCAGGATACCAATGTAATTTGTCCGCCTGTGGTGTCCCAATATGCAGCCCTGGGAGCATTACAGGCGGGGGTAGCGTATTGCCAGGAACGGTTGGGGGCGATCGCCGAAATTCGCCAGTTAATGTTGCATGAACTCAATCAAATCAAGGAGTTCTGTACCATTCCACCCACGAGCGGCGCATTCTACTTTTTTTTGAAAGTTCATACCGACCAGACATCAATGCAACTCGTCGAGCGTCTGATTCAGGAATATCGGGTCGCCGTCATTCCCGGTTCTACCTTTGGTATAGAGACGGGCTGCTATCTGCGGGTTGGTTATGGAGCCTTACAACGAGAAACAGCCACCGTGGGAATCGGACGTTTGGTTAATGGCTTGAAATCTATCCTGAAGTAGGATGCCGAGCTGACAGCCTGTCAGTAAACTCCTGATGAAATTGATGAATAGATCCCGGATATTCCAATATCCGTTGGGTATCTATAGTCAGGATTTACTAACTTTTGTCCTACCTACCCTTTCCTCCTAGCACGATGAACTCTATTCGACCCAAACTTGTGCCCACGTTACTTTGTGTAACTGTGGTGGGACTATTTGCCGCCCTTCTCCCCTACCCTGGTTTCAACCATCACGTTAATATCCTGAGTACGAATACGGCTGAGTAGGGAATCTGGGAAAATTAAAGGAGAAGACTTTAATCTCCAATTTCTCATAATGACTGATCTGGCATCTCTCCCTGACTACACTGCCACACTGACGGCAGCAGCAATCGCGTTTCGGCATGGGGGTGGCGATCGTGCCCCTTCCACCCAGGAAAATCGCCCCACTTCCACCGCCCTGGTTAATGCTCTGGTACAGGCAGAAAAAATTGCCAAACAGCAACGTCTTCGGTATCCGTTTGAATCCCTTCAGGGACGCTGGCGACTTTGTTTTACCGCTAACCGCAAAGCCCATGAACGTAGCGGTACTGTTTTGGGAAAAGGTTGGTATGTCCCCAAACTTGCTCCAGCCCACATTTCCTTTAGTCAGAATCAGAGCCTGGAGCGATCGGATAGGGGAGAAATCAGTAACCAACTCCAACTGGGTTCCTTCCTGCTTAGATTTACCGGCCCCTGTCGCTATCTAGGTAAGAAAAACTTGTTGTGCTTTGACTTTACTCAGATCCAGATTCGACTCCTGGGACGCACCCTTTACCAGGGAAACTTCCGAGGTGGGAATGCTCAAACACAGGAGTTTTACCCCCAATCAGTTGGCAAACTTCCCTTCTTTGCATTTTTCCTGATCACAGAAGATTTTATTGCCGCCCGTGGGCGCGGCGGAGGGCTTGCTCTCTGGGTGAGAAGTGAAGAATAAAGGCAAAAAGTAGTTTTAAGTTTTAAGTTCTCAATTCTTAGTTCCCAGAACTAACTCAAAACTCAAAACTCAAAACTTAGAACTCCTCACCCCTCACCGATGTTAAGCCTCAGCCTCAGCCTCTTCGCTGGCAGCACCACTACCACTGCCACCTGACACCATGACCACGACCCGATCGGGTTCACCAAGGGAGCTAACTCCCTTGGGTAAAACTAATTCATGGACATGCAGCGCATCACCAATCTGCATATTGGAAACGTCAATTTCGATTGACTCAGGAATCACATCAGGGGCACAGCGAACATGAAGTTCGTTCAGTTCTATATCTAGTGAACCGCCATCGGTCTTAACCCCAGGGGCTTCTCCAACAAAATGGAGCGGCACATCCACATCCAGGGTTTCCTGGGAACCCACGGAGAAAAAGCTGAGATGATAGAGCTTTCCTTTCCAGGGGTGGGTTTGAATTTCCCGCAAGAGGGCTTTTCCTCGCCAGGGAAGTTCGGGAACGGTGATATCTACCAGGGTGTTATTCAACGATGCATCCCGAACCAGGAGTTCGGCAGTTTTTGCATCGGTTGTCAGAGAAACGGATTCAGCCCCGTTGTGACCATATAAAACAACCGGAATCAAGCCAGAGCGACGAAGCGCATTGGGCTTACTACCATCTGGACGGGCATGACATTCAAGGGTGAGTTCCATAGTTAATCAAGGATGAAGTAGGAGGGATGGGGGATGAAATCGGAGAGGGAGAAGAATAGGGGCAGGAAAAAAAGAACCAACAGTTCTCATTCATCCCTCATCCCCCATCCTTCATCCCCTAATTAGACTTCTAGCTTTTGGTTGCCGACCTCAGGTGAGGTGGTGCCATTGGTGTATAGCAGAGCACGCTTAGGACCGTGGATTGGGTCTTCAACGATGATGGTCTGGTCGCGACTGGCTCCCAAAGAAACGATCGCGATCGGCACTTCCATCAACTCTGCCAGCAGTTTGAGGTAGTCAAACGCTTGCTGGGGTAAATCGGAAAGAGAGCGGCAATGGGCTGTAGACTGTTTCCATCCGGGGATGGTTTTGTAAATGGGCTGACAGCGCGCAAATTGGCGGGAGTTGTTAGGGAAATCATTGCATTCAACCCCATCCACTTCGTAGGCAATGCAGACGTTGATCTCCTCCAGCTCATCCAACACATCAAGCTTGGTAATTGCCAAACAATCCAGCCCGTTAATGCGAACAGCGTAACGCCCAATGACCGCATCAAACCAACCACAACGCCGCTTACGCCCGGTGGTTGTACCAAACTCTGCCCCCCGATCGCACAGCAACTCTCCCATTGTGCCATGAAGCTCGGTGGGAAATGGTCCTTCGCCAACGCGGGTGGTGTAGGCTTTGGCAACCCCAATCACCCGATCGATCATTGTCGGACCGACCCCGGTTCCCACACAGGCTCCTCCAGCAACGGGATTGGAAGAGGTCACATAGGGGTAAGTGCCATGATCCAGATCCAGTAGGGTTCCCTGGGCACCTTCAAACAAAATATTACGCTTCCGCTGGAATGCCTGGTAAATCTTAAGCGAACTATCGACCACATGGGGGCGTAGGCGATCGGCATAAACTAAATATTCATCAATAATGACTTGTGGGTCTAGAGGTGCCAGCCCGTAAAGCTTTTCCAGGATGACGTTTTTGTATTCCACAGTCCAGCGCAGCTTTTTCCGCAACGACTCTGGTTCCATCAGGTCAATCATACGGATGCCCGTGCGTTCCGACTTATCCGCGTAGGTTGGTCCAATACCCCGTCCTGTGGTGCCAATTTTATGGTCGCCTCGACGCTCTTCCGACGCCTGGTCAATCAGGCGATGATACGGCATCGTGACGTGAGCCGTTTCTGAAATTAGCAGATTGCCCGTCGATATATTGAGCTGTTCTAACTGATCCAGTTCACTGATCAAAACCTTGGGATCGATGACGGTGCCACTCCCAATGATGCATTCCGTATCGGGGTACAGAATTCCAGAAGGAATCAAATGCAGCTTGAAGGTTTGACCCTCCACAACTACCGTATGTCCGGCGTTCACGCCCCCCTGATATCGAACGACGACATCCGCCGATCTGCTGAGCAGATCAGTAATTTTACCCTTTCCTTCATCGCCCCACTGGGCACCAATTACAACAACGTTAGCCAAGAGATTTTTTATAGCTAGAGTTTGCACAAACAATCATTATCGGCAGCAATTGTTGCTGGTGTCAATCAAGGGGCGCAATTTTGGTAGCCCCCAATACTCAGCATTCTGGCTGAATCCGTTACAGAATCGAGGTCATATTTATTTTAGTTTTCTATGATCTAGATTAAGATGCTTCAAACTGCTTAATGGTTTGGCTGACGTAATACACGATCGCATCGATTCCTACTCCTTATCTTAAAAGAGGTGCCTGTGGCTTTATATGCTGAACTTCACCGCCACTTGGGAGGCTCTGTTGTACCTCGGGTTTTGTGGCGGTATCTCCAACGGAATGATTCAGACCTGACTGCGCGCTTTCCTGACTATCCAAACTTTGAGGATTTTTATACGCGCCCACGCAACACTCTGGATGAATATTTAGAACTACACACTCTGGTAGAAAGTGTGCAAACAGCGGAGGCATTGCCCTATTTTGTCTATCGGCTAATGCGGGGTGCTTATATTTTTGAAAATCTGGCTTATTTAGAACTGCGCTATACCCCCTATCTACGAACCCCGGATCATCTGACGCAATCACAACGGATCGAACAGATGGCGGAAATTGTAGAGATTGTTGGCAAAGCGAGTCGTCTAAATGAGTATCCGATCGTGACCAGCCAAATCCTCTGTATGCATTCCCGACTTCCCTATGAGGTCAATCGGGCGATTGTCGATTTGGCTGCCCAATCACGGGAGTATGTCTGCGCGATTGATGTCGCAGGTGGAGACAACCACTACGGGGAACGCCTGGACGAATTTGTCGCGCTATATGCCCGTGCCCGCTCGCTGGGGGTCAACACGACTGGCCATCTATATGAAACAAAGGAGGGTTGCTATCCAGAGCTGCTTCCCTACCTGATGCGGATTGGGCATGGAATTCAAATTCCATTGCGATACCCCCAATTGCTGAAGCAGGTTGCCGATCGAGGGCAATGCCTGGAGGTTTGTCCCACGACTTACTTGAAAACAGGCACCCTGGAGGAGATCTCCCAACTCAAGCTGGTCTTTGACCGATGTTTTGAAGCGGGAGTCGATATTGCAATCTGCACAGATAATGCCGGTTTACACAACGTCCGCTTACCCTTTGAGTACGAAAACCTGCTGACCCACGACATTATTGACTTCAAACAATTGCAAGCCTGTCAGGATGCCGCATTCCGCCATGCTTTTGCCTGGCCCTATAGCCAGCGTCCAGCTTCACTGCTCAACGGCTTACTGAAGGTGGAAGGCGATCGCGATAGTTCCTATGAAGTCGTCCATGAAATTCATTAATGAGTAATGGGGAATGGGTGAAAGAAAAATTACCTGTTACCCATTACCCATTACCCATTACCTATTCCTAAAAATAGCCGTCAACTCGATTACTATAATCAACCTACGCTCCACGATCGATGGCCAGCTCGACTTGCTTAAACTCTTGCTCTAACCGATCTTTCAGCTTTTGCGGGATGGGGCGATTGGGGTAGGAGCTATAATGCCCCGCCAGTGAGTTCAGCGCAGTCCGCATGGTGGTGTAGGAACTGAGCCGAGCAACGGAATTTTCCCGCCGATAGCGTGCCGCAAAATCGTTAATCAACTGACGGGTCTGTGCCTGAGTAGTGGCTTTTTCAGGGTCGTCATCGGTCAGTGCAATTGCGCTTCTTAGACTGTCAACTAAGGCCAACGTATCCTGACGGTAATCTCCAGTTAGCCCGACAGAGCCTTCAGGAACTGAAGAACAACCCACCAAACCGATACATACAACCAGAACGAGGGAAAGTAAGCGAGATAAAAGGCGGTTCATAAGCATTCTTGAGGAGAGATGTGGGCAATGATATTGTCTTAATTTGTCACATTTATCTGATCCTACCCCGATTCGGGATCGGGGATCACGTTTAGGAAAAGGATACTTCTCAGGATGTAGCAGAGGGTAGAGGCAAGGAAAGCTGCGACAAGAAAAAAGGAGGCATTGCTGCCCCCCATTGAAGATTCACTGACCTATTCATCAAACTCTTAACAGTTTTTAGTCATCCCAGGGAATGAAGCAGTCAATTTAACCAAAGCGACCGCTAACATACTCTTTCGTCGCTTCCTGCTGAGGATTTTGGAAGATTACTTCAGTCCGATCGTACTCAACGATGTAACCCGTTCGTTGCCCTTTTTCATTTGCCTGAACATTGTAAAAGGCGGTGAAATCGGAAGCCCGCGATGCCTGTTGCATGTTGTGAGTGACGATGATGATCGTGTAATTCTCCTTGAGTTCCTGAAGCAAATCCTCAACCTTAAGCGTGGAAATAGGATCGAGGGCAGAACAAGGTTCGTCCATCAGGATGACATCGGGCTGAACCGCGATCGCCCGTGCAATACAGAGCCGTTGCTGCTGACCACCCGATAAATCCGTTCCCATTGCCCTCAGTTTATCCTTCACGTCATCCCACACCGCTGCTTGCTTGAGGGAACGCTCTACAAGCTCATCCATGTCGCCTTTAAAGCCTAAAAGCCTTGGACCAAAGGCAATATTGTCATAAATCGTTTTTGGGAAGGGGTTTGGTTTTTGAAATACCATCCCAATTTGACGCCGTACCTCTACCGGATCAATGTCTGGAGCATAAAGATCCTGATTGTGATAGAAAATTTTGCCGTCAATATGAAAGGACTTGATTAAGTCATTAAGGCGATTAAAACAACGTAATACGGTACTTTTGCCACAACCAGAAGGTCCAATAAAAGCCGTAATCGCATGCTTGGGAATTTCAATATTGACATCCCGTACAGCTAAAAAGCTGCCGTAGTAGATATTTAGGTTTTCGGTACGAAAGACTGTCTCGGTCTGGCGGGCAGTCTGAAGTTTGGAAATCATCAGATCAGGAGGGGTAAATAGATTGGGTTGTACCAGAGGATAATTTAAGTAATAGATTGGCACGTTTCGCGAACACATGAGTCACTTGTATAGGGGCAGAAATGGCATAAAGCAGGGGGTCTGCAACCAGGTTTGAAATTATCGTTTGCGTGTTACCCAGCGAGCAAGAATACTGGCGATCAAAACCATTAGTACCAACACCAAAGCAGCAGCCCAGGCAAGCTGTTGCTGATTCTTATAGGGCACGATCGCAAAATTGAACACCAACACCGCCAACGATGCAGTCGGTTCCCAAATTCCTCTGGGCCAGTACTGGTTGAACAGAGCGGTAAAGATCAGAGGGGCTGTTTCCCCGGCGGCACGGGCGACCGCCAGCATGACTCCAGTCACGATCGCCGACAGGGCAGCAGGCAGCACAACGCCTGCTACGGTTTGGAAGCGAGTTGCGCCCAGTCCCACTGAAGCCTGTCTAAATTCAGTCGGCACCGATTCCAACGCCTCAGTTGCAGTTTTTACAATCGTCGGTAACATCAATACTGCCAGCGCCACACCCCCCGCAACCGCTGAAAAGGTTCCGGTCGTCAGAACCACAATTGAATAGGCAAACACCCCAATCACAATGGAGGGAACGCCACTCAAAACATTGGTGCAAAAGTCAACTGCGTCTGACAGTTTCGTATCCCTGGCAAACTCTGCCAGGAAGATGGCCGCCAAAACACCGAAGGGAATACTGATTAAAGCTGCAATGCCAACCATGAGCAGTGTTCCCATAAAAGCGTTGCCAAATCCTCCCCCTTTAACCAGCGGGGGAGGCGGCAGTTGGGTGAACAAATCTGGACCCAAACGAGCCGCCCCTTGAATGAAAACATAAATTAGTACTGCAAATAGCGGAATCAGGGCAAGCGCCGCACAAATGAATGCCGACAACCGTCATTGCAGACGAAAATAGGGTTCGGGGTGAATTGGGCGATCGCTTCAAGCTCCGCGCTAGAGATGGGGATGCCGCAAAATCTTGACCAGCCATCTTAGTATCTTTTCAACCTCTATATAACCTGCCAACTGATTGCAAAGCAGGAACTCAAACGAAATCAGTGTGTTCAACTAAACCTTGAGCCTGACACTACGAACCAGCAATTCAGCCAGAATATTGACAATTAGCGTCAGCCCAAACAACAGCAGGGCCGCATACATGAGCGCAGAAATTTGCAGCCCACCTGCTTCTGCAAACTGGTTTGCCAATAGCGCCGAAACCGTTGACCCGCTGTCAAAAATAGAACCCGTGACTCTGTTGCTGTTGCCAATCACCATCGTCACTGCCATCGTCTCTCCCATTGCCCGCCCTAGCGCCAGCATAATGCCACCCACAATTCCAGAGATAGCAGTCGGCAAAATGACCTGGAAAATGGTTTCCCAGCGGGTTGCCCCTAAACCGTAGGCACCTTGACGCAGTTCTGGCGGGACTGCAACCAGGGCATCGCGTGAAATCGCCGCAATAATGGGCAGAATCATAATCGCCAGAATAAACCCTGCGACGTAGATCCCAGGACCTGAAGGCGCAGTGCTGAAGATGGGGATAAAACCGAGCGTCTGGTGAATCCAATTTCCTACCGGAGTCAGAATTGGAATCAGGACAAAAATCCCCCACAACCCATAGACCACACTGGGAATTGCTGCCAGCAA from Kovacikia minuta CCNUW1 carries:
- a CDS encoding DJ-1/PfpI family protein, which produces MAGKNILMLVGDFVEDYEVMVPFQALQMVGHTVHAVCPHKKAGETVRTAVHDFEGDQTYTEKPGHNFTVNATFDAIKPEDYDALVIPGGRAPEYLRLNAEVIKIVKHFAHANKPIAAICHGAQLLAAADVISGKRCSSYPACGPEVTLAGGEYADISVTDAIVDGNLVTAPAWPAHPQWLAEFLKVLGTRIEHAELAIA
- a CDS encoding RnfABCDGE type electron transport complex subunit D, which gives rise to MLPTDARLYQILFLALFLVVGIGTRDWTLHPGMIGMAIATCLLTQIVALWVVAGIDKAEGRGQRTEGEGDGEDGGENPFPTPYSPLPTPHFKTQNFYPLSFILHPSSFIPPVSSLLSPLITSLGLSLLLRADHYSTIALACACAILSKFLLRVRDKHIFNPGNFGIIAALLLTPDAWVSPGQWGEEGWYGLLFLGAGGLVVQKVGRWDTTLAFLGTYAGLEAVRNLWLGWTWDVWAHRLMSGSLLLFAFFMITDPRTIPNARVARVLWAGTIALLTFILRNVYFIPTAVFWALFTLAPLSILLDLVFPDSRFSWMGSQEDGGKAEGRGQRAEGEQVSGVRC
- a CDS encoding DUF2330 domain-containing protein yields the protein MKPLKLLLTCLLTCIACLIIAPKAWAFCGFYVAKADAKLYNQASQVAIARSDNRTVLTMANDYQGEVKDFAIVVPVPVVLQKEQVKVAEPKISGTPGCLQRSSPGGIL
- a CDS encoding DUF2330 domain-containing protein, producing the protein MERLDAFSAPRLVEYFDPDPCTPPYALEDRAMPAAPAAGASRNEAQRRDGSLGVTVEARYTVGEYDILILSAKESGGLETWLVQNGYKIPKGTKDLLRPYIRQKLKFFVAKVNLKEFDKAGYQSLRPIQISYESPRFMLPIRLGMVNAKTAQDLIVYILSPNGQTETTNYRTVKVPSDAEIPVFVKDEFSHFYKSMFQTAYLREDRKVAFMEYAWDMASCDPCSAEPLNPEELQQAGVFWLDSEAAPNPSSNNRRFIPRPAPYGGVFLTRLHVRYTRDRFPEDLMFQATGNREFFQGRYILRHAFTGKMDCQAGRQYVRSLPRRFDQEAQTLARLTGWNIGDIRRKLPQIQSQLFPWWQQLWLSLTGK
- a CDS encoding pyridoxal phosphate-dependent aminotransferase, producing MNIDTTPTRMQAVQSPIIPIVAELIRQHPGTISLGQEVVSYGPPPEAIAQISQFLSDPENHKYRSVQGMPPLLKQIETKLKRENRIELDNRRQVVVTAGSNMGFLNAVLAITNPGDEIILQTPYYFNHEMAVTIAGCRLVLVATDDNYQLRPEAIQQAITERTRAVVTISPNNPTGVVYPEADLRQVNELCRTHGIYHIHDEAYEYFIYGDAHHVSAAALPDSSNHTISLYSLSKAYGFASWRIGYMVIPAHLLTSVMKIQDTNVICPPVVSQYAALGALQAGVAYCQERLGAIAEIRQLMLHELNQIKEFCTIPPTSGAFYFFLKVHTDQTSMQLVERLIQEYRVAVIPGSTFGIETGCYLRVGYGALQRETATVGIGRLVNGLKSILK
- a CDS encoding 50S ribosomal protein L25/general stress protein Ctc, which encodes MELTLECHARPDGSKPNALRRSGLIPVVLYGHNGAESVSLTTDAKTAELLVRDASLNNTLVDITVPELPWRGKALLREIQTHPWKGKLYHLSFFSVGSQETLDVDVPLHFVGEAPGVKTDGGSLDIELNELHVRCAPDVIPESIEIDVSNMQIGDALHVHELVLPKGVSSLGEPDRVVVMVSGGSGSGAASEEAEAEA
- a CDS encoding adenylosuccinate synthase produces the protein MANVVVIGAQWGDEGKGKITDLLSRSADVVVRYQGGVNAGHTVVVEGQTFKLHLIPSGILYPDTECIIGSGTVIDPKVLISELDQLEQLNISTGNLLISETAHVTMPYHRLIDQASEERRGDHKIGTTGRGIGPTYADKSERTGIRMIDLMEPESLRKKLRWTVEYKNVILEKLYGLAPLDPQVIIDEYLVYADRLRPHVVDSSLKIYQAFQRKRNILFEGAQGTLLDLDHGTYPYVTSSNPVAGGACVGTGVGPTMIDRVIGVAKAYTTRVGEGPFPTELHGTMGELLCDRGAEFGTTTGRKRRCGWFDAVIGRYAVRINGLDCLAITKLDVLDELEEINVCIAYEVDGVECNDFPNNSRQFARCQPIYKTIPGWKQSTAHCRSLSDLPQQAFDYLKLLAELMEVPIAIVSLGASRDQTIIVEDPIHGPKRALLYTNGTTSPEVGNQKLEV
- a CDS encoding adenosine deaminase — its product is MALYAELHRHLGGSVVPRVLWRYLQRNDSDLTARFPDYPNFEDFYTRPRNTLDEYLELHTLVESVQTAEALPYFVYRLMRGAYIFENLAYLELRYTPYLRTPDHLTQSQRIEQMAEIVEIVGKASRLNEYPIVTSQILCMHSRLPYEVNRAIVDLAAQSREYVCAIDVAGGDNHYGERLDEFVALYARARSLGVNTTGHLYETKEGCYPELLPYLMRIGHGIQIPLRYPQLLKQVADRGQCLEVCPTTYLKTGTLEEISQLKLVFDRCFEAGVDIAICTDNAGLHNVRLPFEYENLLTHDIIDFKQLQACQDAAFRHAFAWPYSQRPASLLNGLLKVEGDRDSSYEVVHEIH
- the psb27 gene encoding photosystem II protein Psb27, whose translation is MNRLLSRLLSLVLVVCIGLVGCSSVPEGSVGLTGDYRQDTLALVDSLRSAIALTDDDPEKATTQAQTRQLINDFAARYRRENSVARLSSYTTMRTALNSLAGHYSSYPNRPIPQKLKDRLEQEFKQVELAIDRGA